A window of the Cicer arietinum cultivar CDC Frontier isolate Library 1 chromosome 6, Cicar.CDCFrontier_v2.0, whole genome shotgun sequence genome harbors these coding sequences:
- the LOC101509182 gene encoding serine/threonine-protein kinase ATG1c-like isoform X2 → MAQATGRSSRVVGDYIVGNQIGAGSFSVVWHARHKVHGTEVAIKEIATLRLNKKLQESLMSEIVILKRINHPNIISLHDIIQAPGKIHLVLEYCKGGDLSLYIQRHGRVPEATAKHFMRQLATGLQVLRDNNLIHRDLKPQNLLLSRNDEKSVLKIADFGFARSLQPMGLAETLCGSPLYMAPEIMQLQKYDAKADLWSVGTILYQFVTGKTPFTGNNQIQLLQNIMKSTELQFPSDSQSLSSECKDLCQKLLRRNPVERLTFEEFFNHPFLNPKQMEQDEPLRNKSSSRMIGGFRSTATDPLRRTEENCQEDCLPFILDEDSSGPEGSTLFSRKKSSMKSTFGFDLNAKLDKESTSIYNNVNSASRYSSVTQRPENTTKRLDNHKISGRNFTNPLESPERIFANPYPKVTDSLENIDQEYVLVSGPPMDVSSSSVNASKPSHSIYRSGSQDSAPGTSHGSMDTGDEQPSTHFMTRVKSLQEYASAITELVSEKIEARKQLEAFSIELVILAIWKQALHICHTQAASAMEGSPNQEASRYRRSTSKKQGSPDSEECLDENTLGPKDILSKIESDFLREFEHAEDLAKTIEPGNTEMPDAMETIFQAALTFGRHGGVEELMGDMESATALYSKAVRLLVFLLVEGPSLILNPPFSLRNSDRYRLRNYIDILNNRQGFSRSQRMTLLKGDDSTRHLYKDKF, encoded by the exons ATGGCTCAGGCGACGGGACGGAGTAGCAGGGTGGTCGGAGACTACATAGTTGGGAATCAAATTGGAGCAGGTTCGTTTTCAGTTGTATGGCATGCGAGACACAAAGTTCATGGAACAGAAGTGGCTATAAAGGAAATCGCAACTTTGAGACTTAATAAGAAGCTTCAAGAGAGTCTCATGTCTGAGATTGTCATCTTGAAGCGTATTAATCATCCTAATATCATCTCTTTGCACGATATCATTCAg gcTCCTGGGAAGATACATCTTGTGTTAGAGTATTGTAAAGGGGGGGATCTTTCTTTGTATATACAACGCCATGGAAGGGTACCAGAGGCAACTGCAAAGCACTTCATGCGGCAGCTGG CTACTGGCCTTCAAGTTCTTCGGGACAATAACCTTATTCATCGAGATCTGAAACCACAG AATCTTCTTCTCTCCAGAAATGATGAGAAGTCAGTGCTGAAGATAGCCGACTTTGGATTTGCAAG ATCTCTGCAACCTATGGGCCTTGCAGAAACCTTGTGTGGTTCACCACTCTACATGGCTCCAGAAATCATGCAACTGCAGAAGTATGATGCTAAG GCAGATCTCTGGAGTGTTGGTACAATCTTATATCAGTTTGTTACAGGAAAAACACCTTTTACTGGAAACAATCAAATACAG TTACTACAGAATATTATGAAATCAACGGAATTGCAATTTCCATCTGATAGCCAAAGTTTGAGTTCTGAGTGCAAAGATTTGTGTCAGAAATTACTACGCCGTAATCCAg TTGAACGTCTAACTTTTGAAGAATTCTTTAATCACCCATTCCTTAATCCGAAGCAAATGGAACAGGATGAACCATTAAG GAATAAAAGCTCTTCAAGGATGATAGGTGGGTTCCGTTCAACAGCGACTGACCCTTTGAGAAGAACCGAGGAGAATTGTCAAGAGGATTGCTTACCTTTCATTCTAGATGAAGATTCTAGTGGACCTGAAGGGAGTACATTGTTTTCAAGGAAGAAGTCCTCAATGAAGTCTACCTTTGGATTTGATCTAAATGCAAAACTAGATAAAGAGTCAActtctatttataataatgTAAATTCTGCTTCTAGATATAGTAGTGTAACACAGAGACCTGAAAACACTACTAAAAGATTGGACAACCATAAAATTTCAGGAAGAAATTTCACTAATCCTCTAGAATCTCCAGAACGGATATTTGCAAACCCTTATCCAAAAG TTACAGATTCACTTGAGAATATTGATCAAGAATATGTTCTTGTGTCTGGGCCCCCTATGGATGTTTCATCTTCTTCAGTGAATGCTTCAAAACCCAGCCATTCCATATATAGGTCAG GTAGTCAGGACTCTGCTCCTGGGACTTCACATGGATCAATGGATACAGGTGATGAACAACCATCAACTCACTTCATGACAAGGGTAAAATCATTGCAAGAGTATGCATCTGCCATCACAGAATTAGTTAGTGAGAAG ATTGAGGCAAGAAAGCAGCTAGAAGCATTTTCTATTGAGCTTGTAATTCTGGCCATTTGGAAGCAAGCGCTGCACATATGCCATACACAGGCTGCCTCAGCCATGGAAGGAAGTCCAAATCAAGAAGCTTCAAGATATCGGAGGAGCACCAGCAAGAAGCAGGGTAGTCCTGATTCAGAAGAATGTCTTGATGAAAACACCCTAGGGCCGAAGGACATCTTATCTAAAATTGAAAGTGATTTTTTGAGGGAATTTGAGCATGCCGAAGACCTTGCTAAGACCATTGAGCCtg GAAATACAGAGATGCCAGATGCAATGGAAACAATATTTCAAGCCGCCCTTACTTTCGGGAGACATGGGGGT GTAGAAGAGCTCATGGGTGATATGGAAAGTGCAACTGCGTTGTATTCAAAAGCAGTCCGTTTATTGGTTTTCCTTCTAGTGGAAGGACCATCCCTTATTCTCAACCCTCCATTTTCGCTGAGAAACTCGGACCGTTACAGGCTTCGGAATTACATTGATATTCTTAATAACAGACAAGGTTTTTCAAGGTCTCAGAGAATGACACTTCTGAAAGGTGATGATAGTACAAGGCATTTATATAAGGATAAGTTTTAG
- the LOC101509182 gene encoding serine/threonine-protein kinase ATG1c-like isoform X1, which produces MAQATGRSSRVVGDYIVGNQIGAGSFSVVWHARHKVHGTEVAIKEIATLRLNKKLQESLMSEIVILKRINHPNIISLHDIIQAPGKIHLVLEYCKGGDLSLYIQRHGRVPEATAKHFMRQLATGLQVLRDNNLIHRDLKPQNLLLSRNDEKSVLKIADFGFARSLQPMGLAETLCGSPLYMAPEIMQLQKYDAKADLWSVGTILYQFVTGKTPFTGNNQIQLLQNIMKSTELQFPSDSQSLSSECKDLCQKLLRRNPVERLTFEEFFNHPFLNPKQMEQDEPLRNKSSSRMIGGFRSTATDPLRRTEENCQEDCLPFILDEDSSGPEGSTLFSRKKSSMKSTFGFDLNAKLDKESTSIYNNVNSASRYSSVTQRPENTTKRLDNHKISGRNFTNPLESPERIFANPYPKVTDSLENIDQEYVLVSGPPMDVSSSSVNASKPSHSIYRSGSFLQESSNTITRLSAPMQIAGVSTNSMCQIASSGSQDSAPGTSHGSMDTGDEQPSTHFMTRVKSLQEYASAITELVSEKIEARKQLEAFSIELVILAIWKQALHICHTQAASAMEGSPNQEASRYRRSTSKKQGSPDSEECLDENTLGPKDILSKIESDFLREFEHAEDLAKTIEPGNTEMPDAMETIFQAALTFGRHGGVEELMGDMESATALYSKAVRLLVFLLVEGPSLILNPPFSLRNSDRYRLRNYIDILNNRQGFSRSQRMTLLKGDDSTRHLYKDKF; this is translated from the exons ATGGCTCAGGCGACGGGACGGAGTAGCAGGGTGGTCGGAGACTACATAGTTGGGAATCAAATTGGAGCAGGTTCGTTTTCAGTTGTATGGCATGCGAGACACAAAGTTCATGGAACAGAAGTGGCTATAAAGGAAATCGCAACTTTGAGACTTAATAAGAAGCTTCAAGAGAGTCTCATGTCTGAGATTGTCATCTTGAAGCGTATTAATCATCCTAATATCATCTCTTTGCACGATATCATTCAg gcTCCTGGGAAGATACATCTTGTGTTAGAGTATTGTAAAGGGGGGGATCTTTCTTTGTATATACAACGCCATGGAAGGGTACCAGAGGCAACTGCAAAGCACTTCATGCGGCAGCTGG CTACTGGCCTTCAAGTTCTTCGGGACAATAACCTTATTCATCGAGATCTGAAACCACAG AATCTTCTTCTCTCCAGAAATGATGAGAAGTCAGTGCTGAAGATAGCCGACTTTGGATTTGCAAG ATCTCTGCAACCTATGGGCCTTGCAGAAACCTTGTGTGGTTCACCACTCTACATGGCTCCAGAAATCATGCAACTGCAGAAGTATGATGCTAAG GCAGATCTCTGGAGTGTTGGTACAATCTTATATCAGTTTGTTACAGGAAAAACACCTTTTACTGGAAACAATCAAATACAG TTACTACAGAATATTATGAAATCAACGGAATTGCAATTTCCATCTGATAGCCAAAGTTTGAGTTCTGAGTGCAAAGATTTGTGTCAGAAATTACTACGCCGTAATCCAg TTGAACGTCTAACTTTTGAAGAATTCTTTAATCACCCATTCCTTAATCCGAAGCAAATGGAACAGGATGAACCATTAAG GAATAAAAGCTCTTCAAGGATGATAGGTGGGTTCCGTTCAACAGCGACTGACCCTTTGAGAAGAACCGAGGAGAATTGTCAAGAGGATTGCTTACCTTTCATTCTAGATGAAGATTCTAGTGGACCTGAAGGGAGTACATTGTTTTCAAGGAAGAAGTCCTCAATGAAGTCTACCTTTGGATTTGATCTAAATGCAAAACTAGATAAAGAGTCAActtctatttataataatgTAAATTCTGCTTCTAGATATAGTAGTGTAACACAGAGACCTGAAAACACTACTAAAAGATTGGACAACCATAAAATTTCAGGAAGAAATTTCACTAATCCTCTAGAATCTCCAGAACGGATATTTGCAAACCCTTATCCAAAAG TTACAGATTCACTTGAGAATATTGATCAAGAATATGTTCTTGTGTCTGGGCCCCCTATGGATGTTTCATCTTCTTCAGTGAATGCTTCAAAACCCAGCCATTCCATATATAGGTCAGGTAGTTTCCTCCAAGAATCTTCAAATACAATCACTAGATTAAGTGCTCCAATGCAAATCGCTGGTGTATCTACCAATAGCATGTGCCAAATTGCAAGTTCAGGTAGTCAGGACTCTGCTCCTGGGACTTCACATGGATCAATGGATACAGGTGATGAACAACCATCAACTCACTTCATGACAAGGGTAAAATCATTGCAAGAGTATGCATCTGCCATCACAGAATTAGTTAGTGAGAAG ATTGAGGCAAGAAAGCAGCTAGAAGCATTTTCTATTGAGCTTGTAATTCTGGCCATTTGGAAGCAAGCGCTGCACATATGCCATACACAGGCTGCCTCAGCCATGGAAGGAAGTCCAAATCAAGAAGCTTCAAGATATCGGAGGAGCACCAGCAAGAAGCAGGGTAGTCCTGATTCAGAAGAATGTCTTGATGAAAACACCCTAGGGCCGAAGGACATCTTATCTAAAATTGAAAGTGATTTTTTGAGGGAATTTGAGCATGCCGAAGACCTTGCTAAGACCATTGAGCCtg GAAATACAGAGATGCCAGATGCAATGGAAACAATATTTCAAGCCGCCCTTACTTTCGGGAGACATGGGGGT GTAGAAGAGCTCATGGGTGATATGGAAAGTGCAACTGCGTTGTATTCAAAAGCAGTCCGTTTATTGGTTTTCCTTCTAGTGGAAGGACCATCCCTTATTCTCAACCCTCCATTTTCGCTGAGAAACTCGGACCGTTACAGGCTTCGGAATTACATTGATATTCTTAATAACAGACAAGGTTTTTCAAGGTCTCAGAGAATGACACTTCTGAAAGGTGATGATAGTACAAGGCATTTATATAAGGATAAGTTTTAG
- the LOC101509182 gene encoding serine/threonine-protein kinase ATG1c-like isoform X3 produces MGLAETLCGSPLYMAPEIMQLQKYDAKADLWSVGTILYQFVTGKTPFTGNNQIQLLQNIMKSTELQFPSDSQSLSSECKDLCQKLLRRNPVERLTFEEFFNHPFLNPKQMEQDEPLRNKSSSRMIGGFRSTATDPLRRTEENCQEDCLPFILDEDSSGPEGSTLFSRKKSSMKSTFGFDLNAKLDKESTSIYNNVNSASRYSSVTQRPENTTKRLDNHKISGRNFTNPLESPERIFANPYPKVTDSLENIDQEYVLVSGPPMDVSSSSVNASKPSHSIYRSGSFLQESSNTITRLSAPMQIAGVSTNSMCQIASSGSQDSAPGTSHGSMDTGDEQPSTHFMTRVKSLQEYASAITELVSEKIEARKQLEAFSIELVILAIWKQALHICHTQAASAMEGSPNQEASRYRRSTSKKQGSPDSEECLDENTLGPKDILSKIESDFLREFEHAEDLAKTIEPGNTEMPDAMETIFQAALTFGRHGGVEELMGDMESATALYSKAVRLLVFLLVEGPSLILNPPFSLRNSDRYRLRNYIDILNNRQGFSRSQRMTLLKGDDSTRHLYKDKF; encoded by the exons ATGGGCCTTGCAGAAACCTTGTGTGGTTCACCACTCTACATGGCTCCAGAAATCATGCAACTGCAGAAGTATGATGCTAAG GCAGATCTCTGGAGTGTTGGTACAATCTTATATCAGTTTGTTACAGGAAAAACACCTTTTACTGGAAACAATCAAATACAG TTACTACAGAATATTATGAAATCAACGGAATTGCAATTTCCATCTGATAGCCAAAGTTTGAGTTCTGAGTGCAAAGATTTGTGTCAGAAATTACTACGCCGTAATCCAg TTGAACGTCTAACTTTTGAAGAATTCTTTAATCACCCATTCCTTAATCCGAAGCAAATGGAACAGGATGAACCATTAAG GAATAAAAGCTCTTCAAGGATGATAGGTGGGTTCCGTTCAACAGCGACTGACCCTTTGAGAAGAACCGAGGAGAATTGTCAAGAGGATTGCTTACCTTTCATTCTAGATGAAGATTCTAGTGGACCTGAAGGGAGTACATTGTTTTCAAGGAAGAAGTCCTCAATGAAGTCTACCTTTGGATTTGATCTAAATGCAAAACTAGATAAAGAGTCAActtctatttataataatgTAAATTCTGCTTCTAGATATAGTAGTGTAACACAGAGACCTGAAAACACTACTAAAAGATTGGACAACCATAAAATTTCAGGAAGAAATTTCACTAATCCTCTAGAATCTCCAGAACGGATATTTGCAAACCCTTATCCAAAAG TTACAGATTCACTTGAGAATATTGATCAAGAATATGTTCTTGTGTCTGGGCCCCCTATGGATGTTTCATCTTCTTCAGTGAATGCTTCAAAACCCAGCCATTCCATATATAGGTCAGGTAGTTTCCTCCAAGAATCTTCAAATACAATCACTAGATTAAGTGCTCCAATGCAAATCGCTGGTGTATCTACCAATAGCATGTGCCAAATTGCAAGTTCAGGTAGTCAGGACTCTGCTCCTGGGACTTCACATGGATCAATGGATACAGGTGATGAACAACCATCAACTCACTTCATGACAAGGGTAAAATCATTGCAAGAGTATGCATCTGCCATCACAGAATTAGTTAGTGAGAAG ATTGAGGCAAGAAAGCAGCTAGAAGCATTTTCTATTGAGCTTGTAATTCTGGCCATTTGGAAGCAAGCGCTGCACATATGCCATACACAGGCTGCCTCAGCCATGGAAGGAAGTCCAAATCAAGAAGCTTCAAGATATCGGAGGAGCACCAGCAAGAAGCAGGGTAGTCCTGATTCAGAAGAATGTCTTGATGAAAACACCCTAGGGCCGAAGGACATCTTATCTAAAATTGAAAGTGATTTTTTGAGGGAATTTGAGCATGCCGAAGACCTTGCTAAGACCATTGAGCCtg GAAATACAGAGATGCCAGATGCAATGGAAACAATATTTCAAGCCGCCCTTACTTTCGGGAGACATGGGGGT GTAGAAGAGCTCATGGGTGATATGGAAAGTGCAACTGCGTTGTATTCAAAAGCAGTCCGTTTATTGGTTTTCCTTCTAGTGGAAGGACCATCCCTTATTCTCAACCCTCCATTTTCGCTGAGAAACTCGGACCGTTACAGGCTTCGGAATTACATTGATATTCTTAATAACAGACAAGGTTTTTCAAGGTCTCAGAGAATGACACTTCTGAAAGGTGATGATAGTACAAGGCATTTATATAAGGATAAGTTTTAG